The following proteins are encoded in a genomic region of Corylus avellana chromosome ca4, CavTom2PMs-1.0:
- the LOC132178546 gene encoding probable DNA primase large subunit isoform X4 yields the protein MEIYGYQRKALHSDAISTLPLYRSAPPLDVRLEDFELFAIDRLRVLKGISDGLSRGKKPEEIDNLAKDLWKANMRHPEASEVVNKDIISHFVLRLVYCRTEDLRKWFLSMETALFRYRFRLESAEAQRALMAEFDLPYKAVSNSEFESMKDNLGQVARSIGQPLTPADTKFYTVPFEEVPELVAGRRVFVHKGHAYVAMNQVVSLVATQFRSHLSKALILTNRKWTSSIREQEKDRLTPIVEALCTSYLGPDYSEPREFAEISIRDIDQIAMSSFPLCMRHLFEKLREDHHLKHGGRMQLGLFLKGVGLKLDDALAFWKAEFSQKVGAERFDKEYAYSIRHNYGREGKRTDYTPFSCQKIISSTPGVGDHHGCPYRHFSEENLRAALGKMRVNSRAVEDVMDKVRNRHYQLACTLTFEAVHGTSCDAGINHPNQYFSESQKVVQSKVSI from the exons ATGGAAATCTATGGATATCAGAGAAAAGCTCTACACAGCGACGCCATTTCGACCCTCCCTCTCTACCGCTCCGCTCCTCCGCTCGATGTCAGGCTCGAGGATTTCGAGCTCTTCGCCATCGATCGCCTTCGCG TACTGAAAGGGATTTCTGACGGTTTATCCCGTGGGAAGAAACCGGAAGAAATAGATAATTTG GCAAAAGATCTGTGGAAAGCAAATATGAGGCATCCGGAGGCATCCGAGGTTGTCAACAAGGATATAATATCCCACTTTGTTCTACGTCTTGTGTACTGCAGAAC GGAGGACTTGAGAAAATGGTTTCTTTCCATGGAGACTGCCCTATTTCGTTACCGTTTCCGGCTTGAAAGTGCTGAGGCGCAG AGAGCACTCATGGCAGAATTTGACCTTCCTTACAAAGCAGTTAGCAATTCAGAATTCGAG AGTATGAAGGACAATTTGGGCCAAGTTGCACGTTCCATTGGTCAGCCTTTAACACCTG CTGATACGAAATTCTACACG GTACCATTTGAAGAAGTACCAGAACTTGTAGCTGGTCGTAGAGTATTTGTCCATAAAGGGCATGCATACGTTGCCATGAATCAG GTGGTTTCCCTTGTTGCCACACAATTCCGTAGTCATCTATCGAAGGCACTCATTCTGACCAACAG AAAGTGGACATCGTCCATCAGAGAACAAGAGAAGGATCGGTTGACCCCT ATTGTAGAAGCCCTATGCACAAGCTACTTGGGCCCTGACTATTCTGAG CCAAGAGAATTTGCTGAGATATCAATTAGGGACATTGACCAAATAGCTATGAGTTCGTTTCCTCTATGTATGCGCCACCTATTTGAAAAG CTGAGAGAGGATCATCATTTAAAGCATGGAGGGAGGATGCAGTTAGGCCTCTTTCTCAAG GGTGTTGGGTTGAAGCTGGATGATGCCCTCGCATTTTGGAAAGCTGAGTTCTCCCAAAAG GTTGGTGCTGAAAGGTTTGACAAAGAATATGCATACAGCATTCGACATAATTATGGAAGAGAAGGGAAGAGAACT GATTATACGCCTTTTTCTTGTCAAAAGATCATCTCTTCAACTCCTGGTGTAGGAGATCATCACGGGTGCCCCTATCGACATTTCAG TGAAGAGAATCTAAGAGCTGCCCTTGGTAAAATGAGAGTAAATAGCAGGGCAGTTGAAGATGTAATGGACAAAGTTCGAAATAGACATTATCAG TTGGCATGCACCTTGACATTTGAAGCTGTACATGGGACATCATGTGATGCAGGGATTAACCATCCAAATCAATACTTCAGTGAGAGCCAAAAGGTCGTGCAATCGAAG GTAAGTATTTAG
- the LOC132178546 gene encoding probable DNA primase large subunit isoform X1: MEIYGYQRKALHSDAISTLPLYRSAPPLDVRLEDFELFAIDRLRVLKGISDGLSRGKKPEEIDNLAKDLWKANMRHPEASEVVNKDIISHFVLRLVYCRTEDLRKWFLSMETALFRYRFRLESAEAQRALMAEFDLPYKAVSNSEFESMKDNLGQVARSIGQPLTPADTKFYTVPFEEVPELVAGRRVFVHKGHAYVAMNQVVSLVATQFRSHLSKALILTNRKWTSSIREQEKDRLTPIVEALCTSYLGPDYSEPREFAEISIRDIDQIAMSSFPLCMRHLFEKLREDHHLKHGGRMQLGLFLKGVGLKLDDALAFWKAEFSQKVGAERFDKEYAYSIRHNYGREGKRTDYTPFSCQKIISSTPGVGDHHGCPYRHFSEENLRAALGKMRVNSRAVEDVMDKVRNRHYQLACTLTFEAVHGTSCDAGINHPNQYFSESQKVVQSKSHSTV; the protein is encoded by the exons ATGGAAATCTATGGATATCAGAGAAAAGCTCTACACAGCGACGCCATTTCGACCCTCCCTCTCTACCGCTCCGCTCCTCCGCTCGATGTCAGGCTCGAGGATTTCGAGCTCTTCGCCATCGATCGCCTTCGCG TACTGAAAGGGATTTCTGACGGTTTATCCCGTGGGAAGAAACCGGAAGAAATAGATAATTTG GCAAAAGATCTGTGGAAAGCAAATATGAGGCATCCGGAGGCATCCGAGGTTGTCAACAAGGATATAATATCCCACTTTGTTCTACGTCTTGTGTACTGCAGAAC GGAGGACTTGAGAAAATGGTTTCTTTCCATGGAGACTGCCCTATTTCGTTACCGTTTCCGGCTTGAAAGTGCTGAGGCGCAG AGAGCACTCATGGCAGAATTTGACCTTCCTTACAAAGCAGTTAGCAATTCAGAATTCGAG AGTATGAAGGACAATTTGGGCCAAGTTGCACGTTCCATTGGTCAGCCTTTAACACCTG CTGATACGAAATTCTACACG GTACCATTTGAAGAAGTACCAGAACTTGTAGCTGGTCGTAGAGTATTTGTCCATAAAGGGCATGCATACGTTGCCATGAATCAG GTGGTTTCCCTTGTTGCCACACAATTCCGTAGTCATCTATCGAAGGCACTCATTCTGACCAACAG AAAGTGGACATCGTCCATCAGAGAACAAGAGAAGGATCGGTTGACCCCT ATTGTAGAAGCCCTATGCACAAGCTACTTGGGCCCTGACTATTCTGAG CCAAGAGAATTTGCTGAGATATCAATTAGGGACATTGACCAAATAGCTATGAGTTCGTTTCCTCTATGTATGCGCCACCTATTTGAAAAG CTGAGAGAGGATCATCATTTAAAGCATGGAGGGAGGATGCAGTTAGGCCTCTTTCTCAAG GGTGTTGGGTTGAAGCTGGATGATGCCCTCGCATTTTGGAAAGCTGAGTTCTCCCAAAAG GTTGGTGCTGAAAGGTTTGACAAAGAATATGCATACAGCATTCGACATAATTATGGAAGAGAAGGGAAGAGAACT GATTATACGCCTTTTTCTTGTCAAAAGATCATCTCTTCAACTCCTGGTGTAGGAGATCATCACGGGTGCCCCTATCGACATTTCAG TGAAGAGAATCTAAGAGCTGCCCTTGGTAAAATGAGAGTAAATAGCAGGGCAGTTGAAGATGTAATGGACAAAGTTCGAAATAGACATTATCAG TTGGCATGCACCTTGACATTTGAAGCTGTACATGGGACATCATGTGATGCAGGGATTAACCATCCAAATCAATACTTCAGTGAGAGCCAAAAGGTCGTGCAATCGAAG AGCCACTCTACAGTATAA
- the LOC132178546 gene encoding probable DNA primase large subunit isoform X2 — translation MEIYGYQRKALHSDAISTLPLYRSAPPLDVRLEDFELFAIDRLRVLKGISDGLSRGKKPEEIDNLAKDLWKANMRHPEASEVVNKDIISHFVLRLVYCRTEDLRKWFLSMETALFRYRFRLESAEAQRALMAEFDLPYKAVSNSEFESMKDNLGQVARSIGQPLTPADTKFYTVPFEEVPELVAGRRVFVHKGHAYVAMNQVVSLVATQFRSHLSKALILTNRKWTSSIREQEKDRLTPIVEALCTSYLGPDYSEPREFAEISIRDIDQIAMSSFPLCMRHLFEKLREDHHLKHGGRMQLGLFLKGVGLKLDDALAFWKAEFSQKVGAERFDKEYAYSIRHNYGREGKRTDYTPFSCQKIISSTPGVGDHHGCPYRHFSEENLRAALGKMRVNSRAVEDVMDKVRNRHYQLACTLTFEAVHGTSCDAGINHPNQYFSESQKVVQSKQVEDV, via the exons ATGGAAATCTATGGATATCAGAGAAAAGCTCTACACAGCGACGCCATTTCGACCCTCCCTCTCTACCGCTCCGCTCCTCCGCTCGATGTCAGGCTCGAGGATTTCGAGCTCTTCGCCATCGATCGCCTTCGCG TACTGAAAGGGATTTCTGACGGTTTATCCCGTGGGAAGAAACCGGAAGAAATAGATAATTTG GCAAAAGATCTGTGGAAAGCAAATATGAGGCATCCGGAGGCATCCGAGGTTGTCAACAAGGATATAATATCCCACTTTGTTCTACGTCTTGTGTACTGCAGAAC GGAGGACTTGAGAAAATGGTTTCTTTCCATGGAGACTGCCCTATTTCGTTACCGTTTCCGGCTTGAAAGTGCTGAGGCGCAG AGAGCACTCATGGCAGAATTTGACCTTCCTTACAAAGCAGTTAGCAATTCAGAATTCGAG AGTATGAAGGACAATTTGGGCCAAGTTGCACGTTCCATTGGTCAGCCTTTAACACCTG CTGATACGAAATTCTACACG GTACCATTTGAAGAAGTACCAGAACTTGTAGCTGGTCGTAGAGTATTTGTCCATAAAGGGCATGCATACGTTGCCATGAATCAG GTGGTTTCCCTTGTTGCCACACAATTCCGTAGTCATCTATCGAAGGCACTCATTCTGACCAACAG AAAGTGGACATCGTCCATCAGAGAACAAGAGAAGGATCGGTTGACCCCT ATTGTAGAAGCCCTATGCACAAGCTACTTGGGCCCTGACTATTCTGAG CCAAGAGAATTTGCTGAGATATCAATTAGGGACATTGACCAAATAGCTATGAGTTCGTTTCCTCTATGTATGCGCCACCTATTTGAAAAG CTGAGAGAGGATCATCATTTAAAGCATGGAGGGAGGATGCAGTTAGGCCTCTTTCTCAAG GGTGTTGGGTTGAAGCTGGATGATGCCCTCGCATTTTGGAAAGCTGAGTTCTCCCAAAAG GTTGGTGCTGAAAGGTTTGACAAAGAATATGCATACAGCATTCGACATAATTATGGAAGAGAAGGGAAGAGAACT GATTATACGCCTTTTTCTTGTCAAAAGATCATCTCTTCAACTCCTGGTGTAGGAGATCATCACGGGTGCCCCTATCGACATTTCAG TGAAGAGAATCTAAGAGCTGCCCTTGGTAAAATGAGAGTAAATAGCAGGGCAGTTGAAGATGTAATGGACAAAGTTCGAAATAGACATTATCAG TTGGCATGCACCTTGACATTTGAAGCTGTACATGGGACATCATGTGATGCAGGGATTAACCATCCAAATCAATACTTCAGTGAGAGCCAAAAGGTCGTGCAATCGAAG CAGGTAGAAGATGTGTAA
- the LOC132178546 gene encoding probable DNA primase large subunit isoform X3, which translates to MEIYGYQRKALHSDAISTLPLYRSAPPLDVRLEDFELFAIDRLRVLKGISDGLSRGKKPEEIDNLAKDLWKANMRHPEASEVVNKDIISHFVLRLVYCRTEDLRKWFLSMETALFRYRFRLESAEAQRALMAEFDLPYKAVSNSEFESMKDNLGQVARSIGQPLTPADTKFYTVPFEEVPELVAGRRVFVHKGHAYVAMNQVVSLVATQFRSHLSKALILTNRKWTSSIREQEKDRLTPIVEALCTSYLGPDYSEPREFAEISIRDIDQIAMSSFPLCMRHLFEKLREDHHLKHGGRMQLGLFLKGVGLKLDDALAFWKAEFSQKVGAERFDKEYAYSIRHNYGREGKRTDYTPFSCQKIISSTPGVGDHHGCPYRHFSEENLRAALGKMRVNSRAVEDVMDKVRNRHYQLACTLTFEAVHGTSCDAGINHPNQYFSESQKVVQSKVEDV; encoded by the exons ATGGAAATCTATGGATATCAGAGAAAAGCTCTACACAGCGACGCCATTTCGACCCTCCCTCTCTACCGCTCCGCTCCTCCGCTCGATGTCAGGCTCGAGGATTTCGAGCTCTTCGCCATCGATCGCCTTCGCG TACTGAAAGGGATTTCTGACGGTTTATCCCGTGGGAAGAAACCGGAAGAAATAGATAATTTG GCAAAAGATCTGTGGAAAGCAAATATGAGGCATCCGGAGGCATCCGAGGTTGTCAACAAGGATATAATATCCCACTTTGTTCTACGTCTTGTGTACTGCAGAAC GGAGGACTTGAGAAAATGGTTTCTTTCCATGGAGACTGCCCTATTTCGTTACCGTTTCCGGCTTGAAAGTGCTGAGGCGCAG AGAGCACTCATGGCAGAATTTGACCTTCCTTACAAAGCAGTTAGCAATTCAGAATTCGAG AGTATGAAGGACAATTTGGGCCAAGTTGCACGTTCCATTGGTCAGCCTTTAACACCTG CTGATACGAAATTCTACACG GTACCATTTGAAGAAGTACCAGAACTTGTAGCTGGTCGTAGAGTATTTGTCCATAAAGGGCATGCATACGTTGCCATGAATCAG GTGGTTTCCCTTGTTGCCACACAATTCCGTAGTCATCTATCGAAGGCACTCATTCTGACCAACAG AAAGTGGACATCGTCCATCAGAGAACAAGAGAAGGATCGGTTGACCCCT ATTGTAGAAGCCCTATGCACAAGCTACTTGGGCCCTGACTATTCTGAG CCAAGAGAATTTGCTGAGATATCAATTAGGGACATTGACCAAATAGCTATGAGTTCGTTTCCTCTATGTATGCGCCACCTATTTGAAAAG CTGAGAGAGGATCATCATTTAAAGCATGGAGGGAGGATGCAGTTAGGCCTCTTTCTCAAG GGTGTTGGGTTGAAGCTGGATGATGCCCTCGCATTTTGGAAAGCTGAGTTCTCCCAAAAG GTTGGTGCTGAAAGGTTTGACAAAGAATATGCATACAGCATTCGACATAATTATGGAAGAGAAGGGAAGAGAACT GATTATACGCCTTTTTCTTGTCAAAAGATCATCTCTTCAACTCCTGGTGTAGGAGATCATCACGGGTGCCCCTATCGACATTTCAG TGAAGAGAATCTAAGAGCTGCCCTTGGTAAAATGAGAGTAAATAGCAGGGCAGTTGAAGATGTAATGGACAAAGTTCGAAATAGACATTATCAG TTGGCATGCACCTTGACATTTGAAGCTGTACATGGGACATCATGTGATGCAGGGATTAACCATCCAAATCAATACTTCAGTGAGAGCCAAAAGGTCGTGCAATCGAAG GTAGAAGATGTGTAA
- the LOC132179409 gene encoding uncharacterized protein LOC132179409 gives MALPIGKLTILVGAGLLGSVLAKEGRVSTVSDFVSGAFKIVLRQIRQDDSPPSVNKPRSDSLMAQVNSLRQELQLLASNTPITIVTASGRGGAKYGVIVVVVVLGYGYVWWKGWKLPDMMFASRRSLSDACTSIAKQLETVYSSISATKRGLSSRMDVMDSTMDECAAITAETQEEVSELRKRTDFVGVDVINIHDAVQTLENKISRIEGKQDLTNEGVRRLCNYAWSVENGRITESIQASPSSSSRPALEPPITPSSRVAPSSSFRPAIEPPPVTPSSRAGSLPPVLSLNPLSSDSGGSQQVKRPLQNAVSLPGLQNIDGISEVIEASSSGEVTKGVHTLKDTSNGASSSGLFGLRLPGFSASFLTRTRSATSAVVEQSRSRTQQS, from the exons ATGGCTCTCCCTATTGGGAAGCTGACCATCCTCGTCGGCGCAG GTCTTCTTGGCTCAGTACTTGCAAAAGAAGGACGTGTGTCAACTGTATCTGATTTTGTCTCTGGTGCTTTTAAG ATTGTTTTGAGGCAAATTAGACAAGATGATTCTCCCCCCTCTGTTAATAAGCCACGGAGTGACTCTCTAATGGCTCAG GTTAACAGCTTGCGGCAGGAGTTGCAACTGTTGGCATCAAATACACCAATTACAATTGTAACTGCGAGCGGAAGAG GTGGTGCCAAATATGGTGTAATTGTCGTTGTGGTAGTCTTAGGATATGGCTATGTTTGGTGGAAG GGCTGGAAACTCCCTGATATGATGTTCGCGTCAAGGCGTAGTTTATCTGATGCTTGCACTTCTATAGCTAAACAGCTTGAGACTGTTTATTCATCAATCTCG GCCACCAAGAGGGGACTATCTTCAAGAATGGATGTCATGGATTCTACTATGGATGAATGTGCAGCGATTACTGCAGAGACACAAGAGGAG GTTTCTGAACTACGAAAAAGAACGGATTTTGTTGGTGTGGATGTTATAAATATTCATGATGCAGTCCAAACGCTG GAAAATAAGATTAGTAGAATAGAAGGGAAGCAG GATCTTACAAATGAAGGAGTAAGGAGGTTGTGTAATTATGCCTGGAGCGTGGAAAATGGCAGAATAACAGAAAGTATTCAG GCATCACCTTCAAGTTCCTCTAGGCCAGCTCTGGAACCACCCATTACTCCCTCTTCAAGG GTGGCTCCATCCAGTTCTTTCAGGCCAGCTATTGAGCCACCACCAGTTACACCCTCATCAAGG GCTGGGTCTTTGCCTCCTGTTTTATCGCTCAATCCACTGTCCTCTGATTCTGGTGGATCTCAGCAG GTTAAACGGCCTTTGCAGAATGCTGTCTCATTACCGGGTCTACAG AATATTGATGGAATTTCAGAAGTGATTGAGGCCTCAAGCAGTGGTGAGGTTACTAAAGGGGTTCATACTCTCAAAGACACAAGTAATGGGGCTTCAAGTTCTGGTCTGTTCGGGCTCAGGCTTCCTGGCTTTAGTGCTTCATTTCTAACAAGAACACGCTCAGCAACAAGTGCAGTAGTAGAACAATCTCGTTCACGTACTCAACAGTCGTGA
- the LOC132179070 gene encoding probable WRKY transcription factor 75, which produces MENYTTLFSCSSSSTPPVSSLSLNMADHSHAYNEFQGSKSNGFLGLMSEMDAPVSNMNVPHGRSFVGSETDAKLGKKKGEKKIRKPRYAFQTRSHVDILDDGYRWRKYGQKAVKNNKFPRSYYRCTHQGCNVKKQVQRLTKDEGTVLTTYEGMHSHPIEKSTDNFEHILTQMQIFTSSY; this is translated from the exons atggAGAACTACACAAcattattttcttgttcatcGTCTTCAACGCCACCGGTTTCTTCCTTGTCACTGAACATGGCAGATCATTCTCATGCTTACAATGAATTCCAAGGTAGCAAGTCAAATGGGTTCTTGGGACTGATGTCGGAGATGGATGCTCCTGTTTCAAACATGAATGTTCCTCATGGTAGAAGCTTTGTGGGGTCCGAAACTGATGCGAAACTAGGGaagaaaaagggagagaagaagataAGAAAACCAAGATATGCCTTTCAAACAAGGAGCCATGTCGATATACTTGATGACGGCTACAGATGGAGGAAATATGGACAAAAAGCTGTGAAGAACAACAAATTTCCGAG AAGCTACTACCGGTGTACACACCAAGGTTGCAACGTCAAAAAGCAAGTTCAGAGACTAACTAAAGATGAAGGGACCGTCCTAACAACTTATGAAGGAATGCATTCGCATCCAATAGAGAAGTCTACTGATAACTTCGAGCACATCTTGACCCAGATGCAAATCTTCACATCCTCCTATTAA